The Apium graveolens cultivar Ventura chromosome 11, ASM990537v1, whole genome shotgun sequence genome has a window encoding:
- the LOC141698273 gene encoding universal stress protein PHOS32-like, whose amino-acid sequence MLQYMRTASLVDKQRLQTMMKPQRTPTKPELSSPTSGAQRRIAIAVDLSDESAFAVKWAIKNYLRPGDTVILLHVRPTSILYGADWGATAHEPATLEHKQQLEDSFDNLTSMKAAELAQPLVEANVPYKVHIVKDHDMKERLCLEVERLGLSAVIMGSRGFGGAKKSVKGRLGSVSDYCVQHCVCPVIVVRYCDGVDGDGNGAAFSGGKAAKVMAEEVQLHPVPEEDLDDDEQENHDDDHKRGTGE is encoded by the exons ATGTTACAATATATGAGAACAGCATCTTTGGTAGATAAACAGCGTTTACAGACGATGATGAAACCACAACGGACACCAACCAAGCCGGAACTAAGCAGCCCGACCTCAGGTGCTCAACGCCGCATAGCCATAGCAGTGGACCTGAGCGACGAGAGTGCCTTCGCTGTTAAATGGGCTATCAAAAACTACCTGCGTCCCGGTGACACAGTTATCCTCCTCCACGTCCGTCCCACCTCTATCCTTTACGGTGCTGACTGGGGGGCCACGGCCCACGAGCCAGCCACCTTGGAACACAAGCAACAACTTGAAGACAGTTTTGATAACCTAACTAGCATGAAAGCAGCTGAGTTAGCTCAGCCTTTAGTGGAAGCTAACGTGCCTTATAAGGTTCATATTGTGAAGGATCATGATATGAAGGAGAGGTTGTGTTTGGAAGTGGAAAGGCTTGGGTTGAGTGCGGTGATTATGGGGAGTCGAGGGTTTGGTGGTGCCAAGAAGAGTGTGAAAGGAAGGCTCGGGAGTGTTAGTGATTATTGTGTGCAACATTGTGTGTGTCCTGTGATTGTTGTTAGGTATTGtgatggtgttgatggtgatGGTAATGGCGCGGCTTTTAGTGGTGGGAAAGCGGCTAAGGTTATGGCGGAGGAGGTGCAGTTGCATCCTGTGCCTGAGGAGGATCTCGACGATGATGAACAAG AAAATCATGACGATGACCACAAACGTGGTACGGGGGAATGA